One Solanum pennellii chromosome 9, SPENNV200 DNA segment encodes these proteins:
- the LOC114073999 gene encoding two-pore potassium channel 1-like codes for MANGDVEEPLLRGNANSSIRFSDVNSFKRRRSQSSSTCCTISHTQINNEESHHYPEFISTKSFRLRDVLLFLSVYIGVGAICFFIISDQIEGKKTNGILDAIYLCIVTMTTVGYGDLVPKSILAKFLACVYVFTGMALVGFVLSKAADSFLERQQIMFLKAIKMRKDSIVSSTEVLKEVETNIEKYKLLSTLALLVVLTMLGTIFLCQVEDLNLFDAFYCVCATITTLGYGDKSFSTKWGRLFASFWILMSTICLGQLFYSLAELYTEQRRKSMFKWALTRELTNSDLQAADLDHDSEVSAAEFIVYKLKELGKITEEDISIVMESFKLLDVDHSGTLTENDIALLQSSSRSKS; via the exons ATGGCGAATGGCGATGTTGAAGAGCCTCTACTCCGAGGCAATGCAAATTCATCGATTCGATTTAGTGATGTGAACTCATTTAAGCGAAGACGGTCTCAATCTAGCAGCACTTGTTGTACTATTAGCCATACACAGATAAATAATGAGGAATCCCATCATTACCCTGAGTTCATTTCAACAAAGAGTTTTAGACTCAGAGATGTACTCTTGTTCTTGTCTGTTTATATAGGAGTCGGAGCGATTTGCTTCTTCATCATAAGCGATCAAATCGAGGGAAAAAAGACTAATGGGATTCTTGATGCTATATACTTGTGTATTGTTACAATGACTACTGTTGGATATGGTGATCTTGTTCCTAAAAGCATCTTAGCTAAGTTTCTCGCGTGTGTTTATGTGTTCACCGGTATGGCTCTTGTTGGATTTGTTCTGAGTAAAGCAGCAGATAGTTTTCTTGAGAGGCAACAAATCATGTTTCTCAAAGCCATAAAGATGAGGAAAGATAGTATTGTTAGTTCAACAGAGGTTTTGAAAGAGGTAGAAACGAACATCGAAAAGTACAAACTGTTAAGTACTTTGGCACTTCTTGTTGTACTTACTATGCTTGGAACAATTTTTCTATGCCAAGTTGAGGATTTGAATTTGTTTGATGCTTTTTATTGTGTTTGTGCTACTATTACTACACTGGGGTATGGAGATAAGAGTTTCTCGACGAAATGGGGGCGTTTATTTGCTTCTTTTTGGATATTGATGAGCACAATTTGTTTGGGACAGTTATTTTACTCCCTTGCTGAGTTATATACAGAACAAAGGCGAAAATCTATGTTCAAATGGGCTCTAACTCGCGAGTTGACAAATTCAGACCTCCAGGCTGCAGATCTTGATCATGACAGTGAAGTGAG CGCTGCAGAATTCATCGTCTATAAACTTAAAGAGTTGGGGAAGATAACTGAGGAAGACATCTCTATAGTCATGGAGAGTTTCAAATTGCTTGATGTTGATCATTCAGGCACATTGACTGAAAATGATATTGCACTTTTGCAGTCGTCGTCTCGATCCAAAAGCTGA